From Lolium perenne isolate Kyuss_39 chromosome 5, Kyuss_2.0, whole genome shotgun sequence, a single genomic window includes:
- the LOC139831518 gene encoding uncharacterized protein: MAKPTSDHIPCLVSIDTVIPKAQLFRFENFWVHQRGFFECVKEVWEQPIGLASSAAIIARKLKLLRVALKHWKMSLSKLKLLIDKCNLVILFFDNLEEVRALFIHEFNFRKIVQHQLQRLLKSQHNYWKKRCIVRWMKMGEENTKFFHAMATERYRRNNISSLKLSDGHIVTDHDLMAAEAWTCYKGRMGTSVGIQMRFDLQRLIPIVDGLDDIVVPFTIEEMDAVVKSMPPDKAPGPDGFNGFFMKKCWSIIKED; this comes from the coding sequence ATGGCAAAACCCACTTCTGATCACATCCCTTGTCTTGTCAGTATTGATACAGTAATACCAAAAGCTCAACTATTCAGGTTTGAGAATTTTTGGGTGCATCAGAGGGGGTTCTTTGAATGTGTCAAGGAAGTGTGGGAGCAGCCAATTGGTCTTGCTTCTAGTGCTGCAATCATAGCAAGGAAATTAAAACTTTTAAGAGTGGCTCTCAAGCACTGGAAGATGTCTCTGTCAAAATTAAAGCTTCTTATTGACAAGTGCAATCTTGTGATTCTATTCTTTGACAATCTGGAGGAAGTAAGAGCACTATTCATTCATGAGTTTAATTTCAGGAAAATAGTACAGCACCAACTTCAGAGACTGCTTAAATCCCAGCATAACTACTGGAAGAAAAGATGTATTGTGAGGTGGATGAAGATGGGTGAGGAAAACACAAAATTTTTCCATGCCATGGCAACAGAGAGGTATAGAAGGAATAATATCTCAAGTTTGAAGTTATCTGATGGACACATTGTTACTGATCATGATCTCATGGCTGCTGAGGCATGGACTTGCTATAAAGGCAGAATGGGTACTTCAGTGGGTATTCAGATGAGATTTGATCTACAGAGATTGATTCCCATTGTGGATGGGCTTGATGATATTGTTGTTCCCTTCACTATTGAAGAAATGGATGCTGTGGTTAAATCAATGCCTCCTGATAAAGCACCTGGTCCTGATGGGTTTAATGGTTTTTTCATGAAGAAGTGTTGGTCCATTATTAAGGAAGACTAG